CTGCGCCATTCCTTTGCTACCCATCTTTTGGAGAATGGCGCGGATTTGCGAGTAGTACAAGAGATGTTGGGGCATGCAGACATTACAACCACTCAAGTATACACCCATTTGACCAGCCGTCATTTGAAAGAGGTCTATAACAAAACCCACCCTAGGGCATAGTTCGGTAGAGGTGAATAGTGTGATTAAAAGAGTTTTATTGATAGTTCTTGACAGCGTAGGGATTGGAGAACTCCCCGATGCGGAAAAGTACGGGGACACCGGCAGCAATACTCTTGGTAATATAGCCGCTACAGTCGGGCTTAAGTTACCTAACATGCAAAACATGGGCCTAGGCAATATAGCTCCTCTCCATGGAATTGAACCTGTAACGCAACCTACCGCCGCTTTTGGCAAAATGGCGGAGCTTTCACCGGGAAAGGACACAACAACCGGCCATTGGGAAATAGCGGGAATTATTTTGGAAAAACCATTTCCTACTTACCCCCATGGCTTTCCCCCTGAAATTATCGAGGAATTTGAGCGGAAAACAGGCAGGAAGGTATTAGGCAACAAAGTAGCTTCAGGGACAGAGATCATTGGAGAATTAGGTGAAGAGCATCTTAAAACCGGAAGGCCTATCGTTTATACTTCTGCTGACAGCGTGTTTCAGATCGCTGCTCATGAGGACATAATTCCCCTGACTGAATTATACGAAATGTGCAAAGCTGCCCGAGCAATTTTACAAGGCGACCATGCTGTGGGAAGGGTTATTGCCCGGCCATTTATAGGCTCACCGGGTAATTTCCAGAGAACAGCTAACCGGCATGACTATTCTTTGGCCCCGCCTAGCCCCACCGTGCTGGAATTAATAAGGAATAGCGGTTTGGAAGTAGTGGGGGTAGGAAAAATTAATGATATCTATGCAGGCAAAGGCATTACCAGGTCGGTATCAATTAAGCATAACATGGATGGCGTGGATCGTACCATTGAAGTTTTTCAAGAGGTAGCTTCAGGCTTGGTATTTACCAATCTTGTAGATTATGATTCCAAATACGGGCATCGCAATGATCCGGTTGGTTACGCCAAAGCTTTGGAAGAGTTTGATGGCCGTTTACCCGAAATTTTAAGTGTTTTAGATCAGGAGGATGTTTTGATCATTACCGCCGATCATGGCTGCGATCCTACAACACCCAGTACCGATCATTCCAGGGAGTATGTACCGCTTTTAATTCATGGAGCCAAAATAAAAGTAGGCGTTAATCTCGGAATTAGAAAGAGTTTTGCCGATTTGGGTGCAACAGTAACTGACATGTTGGGGGTAGCTCCGCCTCCCCACGGGGTGAGCATGTATAAATTAATTGCGTTACAGGAGGTCAGCAATGCATAATCTAAAACACAAGTTAGAAGACAGTATAGGAGTAATTAACCAAGTCAGGGGAGATCTTCAGCCACGGGTCGGTTTAATTTTAGGATCAGGTTTAGGCTCATTGGCAGAAGAAATTACAGCAAAAAAAGTAGTTCCCTATAAAGATATCCCTCATTTCCCTGTTTCCACCGTTGAAGGCCATGCCGGACAACTTGTTTTTGGGATGCTGGGAAAGGCCCCGGTTATGGCCTGTCAAGGGCGCTTTCACTATTATGAAGGGTATACTCTGTCGGAAGTTACTTATTCGGTACGGGTGATGCAGCAATTAGGCATAAAAATTTTAATAGTTACCAATGCGGCGGGAGGTATTAACAAATCTTTTAAACCCGGGGATTTAATGCTTATTTCAGATCATATTAATCTAATGGGAGATAACCCTTTACGCGGTAAAAACAACCCTGAGATGGGCCCCCGGTTTCCCGATATGTCGGAAGCGTACTCTCAAAAATTAGGACTTTTAGCGCAAAGCGCGGCTGCTGAGCTAGGGATAAACTTGCAAACAGGCGTTTACGCAGGTGTGTTTGGCCCCAGCTATGAGACGCCCGCCGAAATCAGGTATTTGCGAACAATAGGTGCTGACGCGGTTGGGATGTCGACTGTACCGGAGGTGATTGTGGCTAACCACGGAGGCATGGAAGTGTTGGGAATTTCCTGCATAACCAATATGGCGGCAGGCGTTTTAGACCGCAAACTTAACCACGATGAGGTAATTGAAACCGCCGAAAAAGTGAGGGTCAAGTTTAGTGGTTTAATAAAAAGAATACTGGATACTATTTGATTTCAACCCCGGTTTCCGGGGTTTTTTTATTTGTTCTGAAAACATGCTAAAGTGCTTTGGCGTGCATTGGTAAACTGGTTGACTTTAACAAAACGCCAGCGGCTAAATCTTGCATGAGTATGTGGTAAACATCAAATACTAGATCAAGCAATTAAGTTCACGAGGAGGAATAACATGAGAAGATTTAAAGTTTTATTGCTGGTATTGGCTTCCCTGGCTGGTATATGGTCGCTGGGAATTAAAACCGCATACGCCGAAGGGCCTAAACTTAATGCTGAAGGAGCCATCTTAATCGAGGCGGAATCGGGGCAGGTTTTATTTGAACAGGATGCAAATAAACCTTGGTACCCCGCCAGCATAACGAAAACCATGACATTAGCCCTGGCGTTGGAAGCAGTGGAAAAAGGCAAGGTTAAACTAAGCGACATAGTACAAGCCAGTGAAAACGCCTGTAGCTATGGTGGTTCTCAGGTCTGGCTTGACCCCAGGGATCAGTTCACATTAGATCAAATGTTGATTGCTATTGCTGTCGGTTCAGCCAACGACGCCAGCGTAGCTGTTGCTGAACACATTGCAGGTACAGAAGAAAACTTTGTTAGGCAAATGAACGCTAAAGCAAAAGAGCTGGGCTGTACCAATACAAACTTTGTTAACGCTCACGGGCTGCATGATGATAACCATTATACATCACCGGCTGATATGGCCAAAATAGCGAGGTATGCCTTAAGCTTTCCCAAAATTTTGGAATACACCTCTATCAAACACTACAAGTTCCGTGAAGCACCAAAAGAACTGATTCTTGATAACACCAACAAATTGCTTTGGAGGTACCCGGGTACCGATGGGCTAAAAACCGGAACAACTTCTCAAGCCAAGCGCAACCTGGTTTCAACAGTGCAAAGGGATAACCTCCGGCTTATAGCGGTTGTCATGGGCGCGGATCAAAAGGGAGGGCATTTTGCTGAATCTATTAAACTATATAACTGGGCATTCTCTCAATTTGGCTATAAACAATTTTTTGGCAAAGGTCAGGTAGCTGCCCACACAAAAGTCAGTAAAGGAGTAGTGGGGGAAATACCGTTGATAGCCGCCCGCAAAGTTGGCGCTTTGATGAACAAGGACCAAGAAAGTAAAATCGAAACAAAGGCCATCATTCCCGATTATATTCCCGCACCTGTTAAAAAAGGACAAAAAGTAGGCGAAATTCAAATCTTGCAAGACGGTAAAATAATAAATAAAGTAGACTTATTAGCAAAGGATAGTGTTGCTAAGGCCACTTACTGGCAGTTGTTAAAGCGGACTTGGCGTAAAGTCTTCAGTTTTTAATTCCATATAACCTTCAGCAAAAAGCTTCTACAAATTTTGTAGAAGCTTTTTATATTATTCGACATAATAATACCAAAAATTAGCAGGAATAATTTTCTGGTCCGTAGAATACGAGCAAAGCAAAAAAATATACCAACTATTTTATCTGGGAGGAACAATGATGCATATAGAGACTAGAACTGAAAAGGATACCTTAATCGTCACGGTTAAAGGGGAATTAGACCTTGTTATTGCAGAAAAATTCAAAATTACGGTGGAAGAAGCCTTGGAACGAAGTAGAGCTAAGAATTTAGTCCTGGATTTAGAAGGGGTATCTTTTATTGATAGTTCCGGACTGGGAGCAATTTTAGGCCGTTATAAAACGGTTACAGGGCAGCATGGCTCGATGTCAATAGTGAATCCCCAGGCCCCGGTAAAAAAGATCTTAGAACTATCAGGCATATTGCGTATTTTAACTATTCACCAAGATATGACTTCAGCGCTGGCTGCTATGTAGGGGTGGTACAGATGGATAAAAAAATCAATAATTGGCGAAATTATATAAAGTTAGAATTTGCCAGCTTACCTGAAAATGTTGGTTTGGCCAGGGTAGCAGTTGCTTCCTTTGCTTCACAGGTCGATTTAACTTTAAATGATCTGGAAGAAATTAAAGTCGCAACTTCTGAAGCGGTGTCAAATGCAATTATTCATGGTTACGAAAACTCACCCGAAGGTATTGTTGTGATCGAGGCTTTCAGGGACGAAACAAAGTTGATTTTAACCGTGGAAGACAGGGGAAAAGGTATAGCAGATGTGGAACAGGCTATGCAGCCGGCTTATACAACCGATCCGGAACGTATGGGTTTAGGTTTTGTGTTTATGAAGTCATTTATGGATCATCTTGAAGTCA
This region of Zhaonella formicivorans genomic DNA includes:
- the spoIIAB gene encoding anti-sigma F factor, producing MDKKINNWRNYIKLEFASLPENVGLARVAVASFASQVDLTLNDLEEIKVATSEAVSNAIIHGYENSPEGIVVIEAFRDETKLILTVEDRGKGIADVEQAMQPAYTTDPERMGLGFVFMKSFMDHLEVTSRLGEGTKVIMTKNLNPVDAVN
- a CDS encoding STAS domain-containing protein, which codes for MMHIETRTEKDTLIVTVKGELDLVIAEKFKITVEEALERSRAKNLVLDLEGVSFIDSSGLGAILGRYKTVTGQHGSMSIVNPQAPVKKILELSGILRILTIHQDMTSALAAM
- a CDS encoding phosphopentomutase; protein product: MIKRVLLIVLDSVGIGELPDAEKYGDTGSNTLGNIAATVGLKLPNMQNMGLGNIAPLHGIEPVTQPTAAFGKMAELSPGKDTTTGHWEIAGIILEKPFPTYPHGFPPEIIEEFERKTGRKVLGNKVASGTEIIGELGEEHLKTGRPIVYTSADSVFQIAAHEDIIPLTELYEMCKAARAILQGDHAVGRVIARPFIGSPGNFQRTANRHDYSLAPPSPTVLELIRNSGLEVVGVGKINDIYAGKGITRSVSIKHNMDGVDRTIEVFQEVASGLVFTNLVDYDSKYGHRNDPVGYAKALEEFDGRLPEILSVLDQEDVLIITADHGCDPTTPSTDHSREYVPLLIHGAKIKVGVNLGIRKSFADLGATVTDMLGVAPPPHGVSMYKLIALQEVSNA
- a CDS encoding D-alanyl-D-alanine carboxypeptidase family protein yields the protein MRRFKVLLLVLASLAGIWSLGIKTAYAEGPKLNAEGAILIEAESGQVLFEQDANKPWYPASITKTMTLALALEAVEKGKVKLSDIVQASENACSYGGSQVWLDPRDQFTLDQMLIAIAVGSANDASVAVAEHIAGTEENFVRQMNAKAKELGCTNTNFVNAHGLHDDNHYTSPADMAKIARYALSFPKILEYTSIKHYKFREAPKELILDNTNKLLWRYPGTDGLKTGTTSQAKRNLVSTVQRDNLRLIAVVMGADQKGGHFAESIKLYNWAFSQFGYKQFFGKGQVAAHTKVSKGVVGEIPLIAARKVGALMNKDQESKIETKAIIPDYIPAPVKKGQKVGEIQILQDGKIINKVDLLAKDSVAKATYWQLLKRTWRKVFSF
- a CDS encoding purine-nucleoside phosphorylase, with protein sequence MHNLKHKLEDSIGVINQVRGDLQPRVGLILGSGLGSLAEEITAKKVVPYKDIPHFPVSTVEGHAGQLVFGMLGKAPVMACQGRFHYYEGYTLSEVTYSVRVMQQLGIKILIVTNAAGGINKSFKPGDLMLISDHINLMGDNPLRGKNNPEMGPRFPDMSEAYSQKLGLLAQSAAAELGINLQTGVYAGVFGPSYETPAEIRYLRTIGADAVGMSTVPEVIVANHGGMEVLGISCITNMAAGVLDRKLNHDEVIETAEKVRVKFSGLIKRILDTI